In a single window of the Pogoniulus pusillus isolate bPogPus1 unplaced genomic scaffold, bPogPus1.pri scaffold_50_arrow_ctg1A, whole genome shotgun sequence genome:
- the LOC135174233 gene encoding gastrula zinc finger protein XlCGF26.1-like translates to MQSEIKMDQPKCSPKEEEEEEDNMESDDGKDDYKDADYEEEENDEGDQDDEGHCHSHTREKLFHCAECSKSFSDKSDLAAHEYTHTGERPFPCPDCSKRFRQIDHLMQHRHTHTSKKPFSCADCGQTFNYRSSLTTHQCSHMGKKPFTCADCGKSFSHSSAFTRHCITHTGEKVSCPDCGKSFTRISTLSNHHKIHTGEKLFPCAECGKSFTLSTTLLQHRLIHSGEKPYCCTDCGKSFRSKSHLTLHRRIHTGEKPYTCDDCSKTFTDRSSLTKHRHVHTGEKPFTCSVCSKSFTDKSYLTKHYRIHTGEMPYSCTDCGKSFTTKSQLTLHQRSHTGEKPYTCAACGKSFICSSTLTKHCLTHTGEKVSCPDCGKSFTRISTLNNHCRIHTGEKLFPCAECGKSFTHSTSFLQHRLIHSGEKPYCCTDCGKSFRTKSQLTVHRRMHTGEKPYSCTDCGKSFRSKSNLTLHRLIHTGEKPYSCTDCGKSFRSKFQLTLHCRMHTGEKPYSCGACSKTFTRRSSLTKHHRVHTGEKLFTCSVCSESFTHKSSLTKHHRVHTVEEPYTCGDCSKTFTDRSSLIKHSRVHTGEKPFTCSVCSKSFTDKSSLTKHHGVHTDEKPYSCGDCGKRFKSSSNLTRHRHIHATDQPTLQGSHK, encoded by the coding sequence atgcagtcagagATCAAGATGGATCAGCCAAAGTGTAGCcccaaagaagaggaggaggaagaggacaaCATGGAGAGTGATGATGGGAAAGATGACTATAAGGATGCTGACtacgaggaggaggagaatgatGAAGGTGACCAAGATGATGAgggccactgccacagccacaccagAGAGAAGCTGTTCCACTGTGCTGAGTGCAGCAAGAGCTTCAGTGACAAATCTGACCTTGCTGCCCACGAGTACACAcacactggtgagaggcctttcCCCTGTCCCGACTGCAGTAAGAGGTTTAGGCAGATTGACCACCTCATGCAGCATcgccacacacacaccagcaagaagcccttcagctgtgctgattgTGGCCAGACCTTCAACTACAGATCTTCCCTCACCACCCACCAGTGCTCACACATGGGCAAGAAGCCCTTCACCTGTGCTGACTGTGGTAAGAGCTTcagtcacagctctgccttcaccCGGCACTGCATTACACACACTGGTGAGAAGGTTTCCTGCCCCGACTGTGGCAAAAGCTTCACCCGCATATCCACCCTCAGCAACCACCACAAgatccacactggtgagaagctGTTCCCCTGTGCagagtgtggcaagagcttcactcTAAGCACTACACTCCTCCAGCACCGCCTCATCCACAGTGGCGAGAAGCCCTATTGCTGcactgactgtggcaagagcttcaggaGCAAATCCCATCTCACTCTCCACCGCCGCATtcacactggtgagaagccctACACCTGTGATGACTGCAGCAAGACTTTCACTGACAGGTCCTCTCTCACCAAGCACCGTCAtgtccacactggtgagaagcccttcacctgcAGTGTCTGCAGCAAGAGTTTCACTGACAAGTCCTATCTCACCAAGCACTATCGTATTCACACTGGTGAGATGCCCTACAGCTGcactgactgtggcaagagcttcacaaCCAAATCCCAGCTCACTCTCCACCAGCGCTCACACACTGGCGAGAAGCCATATACCTGTGCTGCCTGTGGTAAGAGCTTCATCTGCAGCTCTACCCTCACCAAGCACTGCCTTACACACACAGGTGAGAAGGTTTCCTGCCccgactgtggcaagagcttcacccgcATCTCTACCCTCAACAACCACTGCCGGATCCACACTGGCGAGAAGCTGTTCCCCTGTGCagagtgtggcaagagcttcacccacAGCACCTCATTTCTCCAGCACCGCCTCATCCACAGTGGCGAGAAGCCCTATTGCTGcactgactgtggcaagagcttcaggaCCAAATCCCAGCTCACTGTCCACCGCCGTATgcacactggtgagaagccctacagctgcactgactgtggcaagagcttcaggaGCAAATCCAATCTCACTCTCCACCGCCTCATCCACACTGGCGAGAAGCCCTACAGCTGcactgactgtggcaagagcttcaggaGCAAATTCCAGCTCACTCTCCACTGCCGCATgcacactggtgagaagccctACAGCTGTGGTGCCTGCAGCAAGACTTTCACTCGCAGGTCATCTCTCACCAAGCACCATCgtgtccacactggtgagaagctCTTCACCTGCagtgtttgcagtgagagtttCACTCACAAGTCCTCTCTCACCAAACACCATCGTGTTCACACTGTTGAGGAGCCATACACCTGTGGTGACTGCAGCAAGACTTTCACTGACAGGTCCTCTCTCATCAAGCACAGTCgtgtccacactggtgagaagcccttcacctgcAGTGTCTGCAGCAAGAGTTTCACTGACAAGTCCTCTCTCACCAAGCACCATGGTGTTCACACTGATGAGAAGCCCTACAGCTgtggtgactgtggcaagaggtTCAAGAGCAGCTCCAATCTCACCCGGCACCGCCACATCCATGCCACTGACCAGCCCACTCTACAGGGCAGTCACAAATAG